One Yimella lutea DNA window includes the following coding sequences:
- a CDS encoding 3-oxoacyl-ACP reductase: MSGIDGYTKFVNGGFGKKIAGTVGLPQPTVLRRYAVGQQLIEGPAAIAGIGDAPALDAVRSVLSDAGANLVDAQSDSEYNEKLSAVVFDATAARTLDQLQQLRATVGPAMKKLGKNGRIVVLSAVPAEETDVEAAATQQALEGITRSLGKEMRAGGTANLLRISQDAPDEALEGPLRFFLSSRSAYVSGQPVTIGAGDVPTIADVHVPLKGEVAVITGAARGIGAEIAKVFARAGAKVIAVDIPAAGDSLAKVANSIGAVALQLDITAPDAGERIAKAVAQHADKLDVIVHNAGITRDKLFVNTDENRWGSVLDVNLQSQFRMNRVLLDPSVQGGLKDGGRIVSVASISGIGGNRGQSNYAASKAGVIGMVRQLAKELEGRNITVNAVAPGFIETEMTAKIPMGTREVGRRLNSLLQGGQPVDVGEAIAFFAEPASAGVTGQVLRVCGQSQLGA, translated from the coding sequence GTGAGCGGTATCGACGGTTACACCAAGTTCGTGAACGGCGGGTTCGGCAAGAAGATCGCCGGCACCGTGGGCCTACCGCAGCCGACCGTGTTGCGCCGCTACGCGGTCGGGCAGCAACTGATCGAGGGCCCGGCCGCGATCGCCGGCATCGGCGATGCTCCGGCGCTCGACGCCGTCCGCTCCGTCCTTTCGGATGCGGGTGCGAATCTCGTTGATGCGCAGTCCGACTCGGAGTACAACGAGAAGCTGTCGGCGGTCGTGTTCGACGCCACTGCGGCCCGCACGCTCGACCAGCTCCAGCAGCTGCGTGCCACCGTCGGACCGGCGATGAAGAAGCTCGGCAAGAACGGTCGCATTGTCGTCCTGTCCGCCGTGCCCGCCGAGGAGACCGACGTCGAAGCAGCGGCCACTCAGCAGGCGCTCGAAGGCATCACCCGCAGCCTGGGCAAGGAGATGCGGGCCGGCGGCACCGCCAACCTCCTGCGCATCAGCCAGGACGCGCCCGACGAAGCTCTGGAGGGGCCGCTGCGGTTCTTCCTGTCCAGCCGTTCGGCCTATGTGTCCGGTCAGCCCGTCACGATCGGCGCCGGCGACGTGCCCACGATCGCTGATGTCCACGTCCCGCTCAAGGGTGAGGTCGCGGTGATCACCGGCGCTGCTCGCGGTATCGGCGCGGAGATCGCCAAGGTCTTCGCTCGTGCGGGCGCGAAGGTGATCGCGGTCGACATCCCGGCCGCGGGCGATTCGCTTGCGAAGGTCGCCAATTCCATCGGTGCGGTTGCGCTCCAACTCGACATCACCGCGCCGGATGCCGGTGAGCGCATCGCCAAGGCCGTGGCTCAGCACGCCGACAAACTGGACGTCATCGTCCACAACGCCGGCATCACCCGCGACAAGTTGTTCGTCAACACTGACGAAAACCGCTGGGGCTCAGTGCTGGACGTCAACCTGCAGTCGCAGTTCCGGATGAACAGGGTGCTGCTCGACCCCTCCGTCCAGGGTGGGCTCAAGGACGGCGGCCGCATCGTCTCCGTCGCATCCATCAGTGGCATCGGCGGCAACCGCGGCCAGTCGAACTACGCCGCGTCGAAGGCCGGTGTCATCGGAATGGTGCGCCAACTCGCCAAGGAGCTCGAGGGACGCAACATCACCGTCAATGCCGTCGCCCCCGGCTTCATCGAGACCGAGATGACCGCGAAGATCCCGATGGGGACCCGCGAGGTCGGCCGACGCCTCAACTCCCTGCTCCAGGGTGGCCAACCCGTCGACGTGGGCGAGGCCATCGCCTTCTTCGCCGAGCCCGCATCCGCCGGTGTCACCGGTCAGGTGCTGCGGGTCTGCGGCCAGTCCCAGCTGGGAGCATGA
- a CDS encoding acetyl-CoA C-acetyltransferase: protein MSLTAGPRDVFVLGGNRIPFARSGGKYLKASNQDMLTAVIDGLVARFGLGGERLGEVAAGAVIKHSRDFNLTRECVLGSHLDPTTPAYDVQQACGTGLQAVVLVANKIALGQIDSGIAGGTDTTSDAPLALNDNLRKTLMKANYAKTPQQRIQALLKVRPNQLTPEQPKNGEPRTGLSMGDHMAITAKEWGISREAQDELTVKSHQNLAAAYDRGFFDDLVTPYLGVTRDNNLRPDSSVEKLATLKPVFGKGEGATMTAGNSTPLTDGASAVLLGSKDWAAEHKLTPLARFVDAETAAVDYVHGNEGLLMAPPYAIARLLERNNLALQDFDFYEIHEAFASTVLCHLAAMEDPEFCKNKLGLDTPLGSIDRSKLNVNGSSLAAGHPFAATGGRIVASLAKMLHEKGEGRGLISICAAGGQGVVAILEAAK, encoded by the coding sequence ATGAGCCTCACCGCAGGCCCGCGTGACGTTTTCGTCCTCGGCGGCAACCGCATTCCGTTCGCCCGCTCGGGCGGCAAGTACCTGAAGGCCTCCAACCAGGACATGCTGACCGCCGTCATCGACGGCCTTGTCGCACGTTTCGGTCTGGGTGGCGAGCGCCTCGGTGAGGTCGCTGCCGGCGCCGTCATCAAGCACTCGCGCGACTTCAACCTGACCCGCGAGTGCGTGCTCGGTTCGCACCTCGACCCGACCACCCCTGCGTACGACGTCCAGCAGGCGTGCGGCACCGGTCTCCAGGCAGTTGTGTTGGTGGCCAACAAGATTGCGCTCGGTCAGATCGACTCCGGCATCGCCGGTGGTACCGACACCACCTCCGACGCACCGCTCGCGCTGAACGACAACCTGCGCAAGACGCTGATGAAGGCCAACTACGCCAAGACCCCGCAGCAGCGCATCCAGGCGCTGCTCAAGGTGCGCCCCAACCAGCTGACTCCGGAGCAGCCGAAGAACGGTGAGCCGCGTACCGGTCTGTCGATGGGTGACCACATGGCGATCACCGCCAAGGAGTGGGGCATCAGCCGCGAGGCGCAGGACGAACTGACGGTCAAGAGCCACCAGAACCTCGCCGCCGCCTACGACCGCGGGTTCTTCGACGACCTGGTCACCCCCTACCTCGGCGTCACTCGCGACAACAACCTGCGTCCGGACTCCTCGGTCGAGAAGCTCGCCACCCTCAAGCCGGTGTTCGGCAAGGGCGAGGGGGCCACCATGACCGCCGGTAACTCCACCCCTCTCACCGACGGTGCGTCCGCGGTGCTGCTGGGTTCGAAGGACTGGGCGGCCGAGCACAAGCTCACGCCGCTGGCGCGGTTCGTCGACGCAGAGACCGCTGCGGTCGACTACGTGCACGGCAACGAGGGTCTGCTGATGGCTCCGCCGTACGCCATCGCGCGACTGCTCGAGCGCAACAACCTCGCCCTTCAGGACTTCGACTTCTACGAGATCCACGAGGCGTTCGCGTCCACCGTGCTGTGCCACCTGGCCGCCATGGAGGACCCGGAGTTCTGCAAGAACAAGCTCGGTCTCGACACCCCGCTGGGTTCGATCGACCGCAGCAAGCTCAATGTCAACGGTTCGTCGCTCGCGGCCGGCCACCCCTTCGCCGCCACCGGCGGACGCATCGTCGCCTCGCTGGCGAAGATGCTGCACGAGAAGGGGGAGGGCCGCGGCCTGATCTCCATCTGCGCTGCCGGTGGCCAGGGCGTCGTCGCGATTCTGGAGGCTGCCAAGTGA
- a CDS encoding TetR/AcrR family transcriptional regulator has product MSSHTERLDGRDTRWTTHRVQRRRQLVESAIKAIRKHGATVGMDEIAATAGTSKTVIYRHLGDRLGLYLAVVEAVDSLILNDFDKAISTGVDLDDPASLRSSDPHAVLVAVIDSYLSLVESDPELYRFVVRRPLVDLDADSDPVAGLTDAIAGRLSEIFSAALIAADRDPAPAATWGHALVGYVREAADRWLADPDRPPRADVVQHLAEFASVGLAGVLGSPQDTAPKSSL; this is encoded by the coding sequence ATGAGTTCGCACACCGAGCGCCTCGACGGCCGCGACACCCGCTGGACCACGCACCGCGTCCAGCGGCGTCGTCAATTGGTCGAATCGGCGATCAAAGCGATCCGCAAGCACGGTGCGACCGTGGGCATGGACGAGATCGCAGCGACCGCCGGCACCTCCAAGACCGTCATCTACCGCCACCTGGGCGACCGGCTCGGGCTCTATCTCGCCGTCGTCGAAGCGGTCGACTCGCTGATCCTCAACGACTTCGACAAGGCCATCTCGACCGGTGTCGACCTCGACGATCCGGCGTCCCTGCGCAGCAGTGACCCGCATGCCGTGCTCGTCGCAGTGATCGACAGCTATCTCTCACTCGTCGAGAGCGACCCGGAGCTCTACCGCTTCGTCGTCCGGCGTCCGCTGGTCGATCTGGACGCCGACTCCGACCCCGTCGCCGGCCTGACCGACGCCATCGCGGGCCGCCTGTCAGAGATCTTCTCCGCCGCATTGATCGCGGCTGATCGCGACCCGGCCCCCGCCGCGACCTGGGGTCACGCCCTTGTCGGCTACGTGCGGGAAGCAGCTGACCGCTGGCTCGCCGACCCCGATCGTCCCCCTCGGGCGGACGTCGTCCAGCACCTCGCCGAATTCGCGTCCGTCGGACTTGCCGGCGTCCTCGGCTCCCCGCAAGACACCGCCCCCAAGTCTTCCCTCTGA
- a CDS encoding acyl-CoA dehydrogenase, with product MNDPIALELRKALDGPWQQVRQDFRDQIEPDMLLGTPGESIEAQRDRVTSQLVRLASLGHGRVGFPEAYGGTYDYGASCALFEMQGYGDLSLLVKLGVQFGLFGGAVSRLGTERHHDEVLTDIMDAKILGSFAMTEIGHGSNVQRLETTITFDPETNELVVNSPTPSSVKTYIGNAAKDARMAVVFGQLLTPANNEFVGHGVHAVLMDVRDESGKVVDGVTIEDNGVKGGLPGVDNGTFAFDNVRIPRSALLNKFADIDDEGNYQSDIENENARFFTTIGTLVRGRICVGGGAASAAKKGLAIALRYGARRRQFEAPGHDQEIVVLDYLAHQRKLFPRLAKAYALSFAQNAITESLQELHGDTRADGDAPAKEDIRELETRAAGLKAISTWHAVDALQAAREACGGAGFISENQLTQARADVDVFATFEGDNTVLLQLVAKGLLTEYKEMFGDLAMAELAGLVTKQVAEGLVERTAGRAGIQRLRDIAKGRGHESAMDDSGWHLSMFEQRADHALETVGKRLRRANKENGFELFNDAQDHVLFAARAHIDRCILEDALESMEQMPDGEAKDLMAQVLSLYALSSIEDDKAWFLEHGRLNTVRSRAVTSAVNDLCKELRPHVHTLVDGMGIPEELITAPIATGEQTTSYA from the coding sequence ATGAACGACCCGATCGCACTCGAACTGCGCAAGGCCCTCGACGGTCCGTGGCAGCAGGTCCGGCAGGACTTCCGCGACCAGATCGAACCCGACATGCTGCTCGGCACGCCCGGGGAATCCATTGAGGCTCAGCGTGATCGGGTGACCAGTCAGCTGGTTCGGTTGGCGTCGCTGGGCCATGGCCGGGTGGGCTTCCCGGAGGCGTACGGCGGCACCTACGACTACGGCGCATCGTGCGCACTGTTCGAGATGCAGGGTTACGGCGACCTGTCGTTGCTGGTGAAACTCGGCGTCCAGTTCGGCCTGTTCGGCGGCGCGGTGTCGCGCCTGGGCACCGAGCGCCACCACGACGAGGTGCTCACCGACATCATGGACGCAAAGATCCTCGGCTCGTTCGCGATGACCGAGATCGGCCACGGCTCCAACGTCCAGCGCCTGGAGACCACGATCACCTTCGACCCCGAGACGAACGAGCTCGTCGTCAACTCCCCCACCCCGAGTTCGGTCAAGACCTACATCGGCAACGCCGCCAAGGACGCCCGGATGGCTGTCGTCTTCGGTCAACTGCTCACTCCCGCAAACAATGAGTTCGTCGGGCACGGCGTCCATGCCGTGCTGATGGACGTGCGTGACGAATCCGGCAAGGTCGTCGACGGCGTCACGATCGAGGACAACGGTGTCAAGGGCGGCCTACCCGGAGTCGACAACGGCACGTTCGCGTTCGACAACGTCCGCATCCCCCGCTCGGCGCTGCTCAACAAGTTCGCCGACATCGACGACGAGGGCAACTACCAGTCCGACATCGAGAACGAGAATGCCCGCTTCTTCACCACGATCGGCACCCTGGTTCGCGGACGCATCTGCGTGGGTGGCGGGGCCGCGAGCGCCGCGAAGAAGGGCTTGGCGATCGCGCTGCGGTACGGCGCACGACGCCGCCAGTTCGAGGCGCCGGGCCACGACCAGGAGATCGTCGTCCTGGACTACCTGGCCCACCAGCGCAAGCTGTTCCCGCGCCTGGCCAAGGCGTACGCGTTGAGCTTCGCGCAGAACGCGATCACCGAGTCGCTGCAGGAACTGCACGGTGACACCCGCGCCGACGGTGATGCGCCGGCGAAGGAAGATATCCGCGAGCTGGAAACCCGCGCGGCCGGCCTCAAGGCGATCAGCACCTGGCACGCGGTCGACGCGCTGCAGGCGGCGCGCGAAGCCTGTGGTGGCGCCGGTTTCATCTCCGAGAACCAGCTCACCCAGGCCCGGGCCGACGTGGACGTCTTCGCGACCTTCGAGGGCGACAACACCGTGCTGCTGCAGTTGGTCGCCAAGGGTCTGCTGACCGAGTACAAGGAGATGTTCGGCGACCTCGCGATGGCCGAGCTCGCCGGTCTGGTCACCAAGCAGGTCGCCGAGGGCCTCGTCGAGCGCACCGCCGGCCGCGCCGGCATCCAGCGCCTGCGTGACATCGCCAAGGGTCGGGGTCACGAGTCCGCGATGGACGACTCCGGCTGGCACCTGTCGATGTTCGAGCAGCGCGCCGACCACGCGCTCGAGACCGTCGGCAAGCGGCTGCGCCGAGCGAACAAGGAGAACGGTTTCGAGCTGTTCAACGACGCCCAGGACCACGTGCTGTTCGCAGCCCGCGCGCACATCGACCGGTGCATCCTCGAGGACGCGCTGGAGTCGATGGAGCAGATGCCCGACGGCGAGGCGAAGGACCTCATGGCCCAGGTGCTCTCGCTCTACGCCCTGTCCTCGATCGAGGACGACAAGGCATGGTTCCTCGAGCACGGACGCCTCAACACCGTCCGATCGCGCGCGGTGACCTCCGCGGTCAACGACCTGTGCAAGGAGCTGCGTCCGCACGTGCACACCCTCGTCGACGGCATGGGCATTCCCGAAGAACTCATCACCGCCCCGATCGCCACCGGCGAGCAGACCACCAGCTACGCCTGA
- a CDS encoding AAA family ATPase, with protein MTGDNDRAMRELATNANRFMKWVHQNGAATESRTEIQRMLQQRLGDGAAQSVVSRNLPLMEQVNLQVALDAWMRQDGRTVDVHGIFVPKHHGSADLTGLITGTGSPVQLVAPAMTDLPDGPSSTRACFTRALLLVSDADGDYALFVTTGEHEPVLELEIAGLSVAKAQAVFASLDALRDELNVYRGQLVQAHAQPMGGIRLGFLDPTPMDREQLILPDDILSRIEGQALDVAAHSAALRRAGQHLKRGILLYGPPGTGKTHTVRYLLGRLPRYTRLLLQGAALHGIGPATEMARKLAPAVVVLEDVDLVARDRSFGSGDNPILFELLDAMDGAAADSDLMFLLTTNRVEVLEEALVARPGRIDVAVHIDRPDAQARAQLFRLYAANAPLEVTTKLADEVSEATEGVTASFLKELVRRSVLTAAQRDSSLPSVSADDVRSALADLLDSSQGVTRALLGAGDEHIRDSDDEVQEEHFPGVQNLDGRARFGGEPGGAGWFAYAPDSDC; from the coding sequence ATGACGGGGGACAACGATCGCGCGATGCGCGAACTGGCAACGAACGCAAACCGATTCATGAAATGGGTCCACCAGAACGGAGCCGCCACCGAGTCGCGTACCGAGATCCAACGAATGCTGCAGCAGCGCCTCGGCGACGGCGCCGCGCAGTCGGTCGTCAGCCGCAATCTGCCGCTCATGGAGCAGGTCAATCTGCAGGTCGCGTTGGACGCGTGGATGAGGCAGGACGGACGAACGGTCGACGTGCACGGCATCTTCGTGCCGAAGCACCACGGGTCGGCAGACCTCACCGGTCTCATCACCGGTACCGGTTCACCGGTTCAACTCGTGGCCCCGGCGATGACCGACCTGCCGGACGGCCCTTCGAGCACCCGGGCGTGTTTCACCCGGGCGTTGCTGCTCGTGAGCGACGCCGACGGCGATTACGCACTGTTCGTGACGACCGGTGAGCACGAGCCGGTGCTCGAACTGGAGATCGCGGGACTTTCGGTCGCGAAGGCGCAGGCCGTGTTCGCGTCCCTCGACGCCCTGCGCGACGAACTGAACGTCTACCGCGGACAGCTGGTGCAGGCACACGCCCAGCCGATGGGCGGAATCCGGTTGGGCTTCCTCGACCCGACACCGATGGACCGTGAGCAACTGATCCTCCCGGACGACATCCTGAGCCGGATCGAGGGTCAGGCTCTCGACGTGGCAGCACACAGTGCGGCGCTGCGCCGGGCCGGCCAACACCTCAAGCGCGGCATCCTGCTGTACGGCCCGCCCGGCACCGGCAAGACGCACACCGTCCGCTACCTGCTCGGCCGGCTGCCCCGGTACACGCGGTTGTTGCTGCAGGGTGCGGCACTGCACGGGATCGGCCCGGCGACGGAAATGGCCCGCAAACTCGCCCCGGCGGTCGTCGTCCTGGAGGACGTCGACCTGGTCGCGAGGGACCGCTCGTTCGGCTCGGGCGACAATCCCATCCTGTTCGAACTCCTCGACGCGATGGACGGCGCCGCCGCGGACAGCGACCTGATGTTCCTGCTCACGACCAACCGCGTGGAAGTTCTCGAAGAAGCGCTTGTCGCGCGTCCCGGACGTATCGACGTGGCGGTGCACATCGACCGTCCGGACGCGCAGGCCCGCGCCCAACTGTTCCGCCTGTATGCCGCGAACGCACCGCTGGAAGTGACGACGAAACTTGCGGACGAGGTCAGCGAAGCGACCGAGGGCGTCACCGCTTCTTTCCTGAAGGAGCTCGTTCGCCGCAGTGTTCTGACTGCAGCACAGCGGGATTCGTCCTTGCCGTCCGTCTCTGCCGACGACGTCCGATCCGCGCTGGCGGATCTGCTCGACTCCTCCCAGGGTGTCACCCGTGCGTTGCTCGGAGCCGGTGACGAGCACATCCGCGACTCCGACGACGAGGTCCAGGAGGAGCACTTCCCCGGCGTCCAGAACCTCGACGGTCGTGCACGGTTCGGTGGAGAGCCGGGCGGTGCAGGTTGGTTCGCCTACGCGCCCGACAGTGACTGCTGA
- a CDS encoding MFS transporter, with the protein MSTSLRLTDRAGRRLLATAVTGSGLVFLDGTVANVALPRIGTELDAELAGLQWVVNGYTLALASLILVGGSLGDRLGRKRVFGWGTVGFALASVLVAVAPTIELLVAARVLQGVAAALLTPGSLALLQAGFHPDDRMKAIGAWTGMLGVATAGGPVLGGWLVGIDWRIAFWINLPIAALVLWLLRTAPESRDAEAAGRYDVAGLLLAPIALAGITWALTAWPGQGAPAAAVVGVVAGVAFVVAQRHASHPMTPPKLFASRVFTVINLVTLFVYAALAGSMFFLAVYLQVTAGWTPLEAGAATVPVSVVMLFLASWFGGYATRHGARTPMVAGALVLAAGLALLALAPDRPNFLLHILPGVLLQGFGLSMLVAPLTGTVLAAVPDSRSGVASGINNAVSRTAGLLAIAALPLLVGLSGDDYRIPHQVADAYRASMWWCAGWVLVGAALTFVGLRPDRQRR; encoded by the coding sequence GTGTCCACCTCGCTGCGCCTGACCGATCGCGCCGGACGACGGCTGCTCGCGACCGCTGTGACTGGTTCCGGGCTCGTGTTCCTCGACGGCACGGTCGCCAATGTCGCGCTCCCGCGGATCGGCACCGAGCTCGACGCCGAACTCGCCGGACTGCAGTGGGTGGTCAACGGCTACACGCTGGCGCTCGCCTCGCTCATCCTGGTCGGCGGGTCGCTGGGTGACCGACTCGGACGCAAACGTGTCTTCGGCTGGGGCACAGTCGGATTCGCGCTGGCGTCCGTCCTGGTGGCTGTTGCGCCGACGATCGAACTGCTGGTTGCCGCGCGCGTACTCCAAGGCGTGGCCGCAGCGCTTCTGACGCCCGGGAGTCTGGCGCTGCTGCAAGCCGGCTTCCATCCGGACGATCGGATGAAAGCCATCGGCGCCTGGACCGGGATGCTCGGCGTCGCCACCGCGGGCGGTCCGGTGCTCGGCGGCTGGCTGGTCGGGATCGACTGGCGCATCGCCTTCTGGATCAACCTGCCGATCGCGGCGCTCGTGCTCTGGCTGCTACGTACTGCTCCGGAATCCAGGGACGCCGAAGCCGCCGGCCGGTACGACGTCGCCGGTCTGCTGCTGGCACCGATCGCGCTCGCCGGAATCACCTGGGCGCTGACGGCATGGCCGGGGCAGGGCGCTCCCGCCGCAGCGGTGGTGGGTGTGGTCGCGGGGGTCGCGTTCGTGGTGGCGCAGCGGCACGCGTCCCACCCGATGACGCCGCCGAAGTTGTTCGCCAGTCGGGTGTTCACGGTGATCAACCTCGTCACGTTGTTCGTCTACGCGGCGCTCGCGGGAAGCATGTTCTTCCTCGCCGTCTACCTGCAGGTGACCGCCGGGTGGACGCCGCTCGAAGCCGGGGCCGCGACCGTTCCGGTGTCGGTCGTGATGCTGTTCCTCGCCTCCTGGTTCGGCGGGTACGCCACCAGGCACGGAGCTCGGACGCCGATGGTCGCCGGCGCCCTGGTGCTCGCCGCCGGACTCGCACTGCTCGCCCTCGCCCCCGACCGACCGAACTTTCTGCTGCACATCCTCCCCGGCGTCCTGCTGCAGGGCTTCGGACTGTCGATGTTGGTCGCGCCACTCACCGGCACGGTGCTCGCCGCCGTTCCCGACAGCCGGTCCGGGGTCGCGTCCGGCATCAACAACGCGGTCTCGCGGACCGCGGGGCTCCTCGCGATCGCGGCGCTGCCACTCCTGGTCGGACTGTCCGGGGACGATTACCGCATCCCGCACCAGGTGGCGGACGCCTACCGCGCGTCGATGTGGTGGTGCGCCGGGTGGGTGCTCGTCGGCGCTGCACTGACGTTCGTCGGCTTGCGTCCGGACAGGCAGCGCCGATGA
- a CDS encoding VOC family protein: MPHGDITHIDIPVADTKKASEFYGNLFGWQIAEVPGYEGYPMWQAPNKISGGGLAPRSDGFTQPRSYVEVDSIEQTLAKVKETGGEVVMEKNPISDTSWWAIFRDPDGNDVGLYEGVTDAGS, translated from the coding sequence ATGCCCCACGGCGACATCACGCACATCGACATCCCGGTGGCCGACACGAAGAAGGCCTCGGAGTTCTACGGCAACCTCTTCGGCTGGCAGATCGCGGAAGTGCCCGGCTACGAGGGCTACCCGATGTGGCAGGCACCCAACAAGATCAGCGGCGGCGGCCTCGCGCCTCGCAGTGACGGTTTCACCCAGCCGCGCTCGTACGTCGAGGTCGACTCGATCGAGCAGACCCTCGCGAAGGTGAAGGAGACCGGCGGCGAGGTCGTGATGGAGAAGAACCCCATCTCCGACACGAGTTGGTGGGCGATCTTCCGTGACCCCGACGGCAACGATGTCGGACTCTACGAGGGTGTCACCGACGCCGGCAGCTGA
- a CDS encoding IMPACT family protein, which produces MSSYLTLPSRTDRVAEIEIKRSRFLAVVRRVGDEDAARALVADLRRKHHDARHHCSAFILGPTPSIERSNDDGEPAGTAGGPMLDVLRGRELSDVAAVVVRWFGGTLLGAGGLVRAYGDAVAAALDGAPLVRRAQDDLFDLSVSHADAGKVESDLRARGVGVLGVDYLDRALLHLAGDLDDLAPAVAEITSGAGILQPAGTRWVDRPT; this is translated from the coding sequence GTGAGCAGCTACCTGACTCTCCCCTCGCGCACCGACCGGGTGGCCGAGATCGAGATCAAGCGCTCCCGCTTCCTCGCGGTGGTCCGCCGGGTGGGCGACGAGGACGCCGCCCGCGCATTGGTGGCCGACCTGCGCAGGAAGCACCACGACGCCCGACATCACTGCAGCGCATTCATCCTCGGGCCGACACCCTCTATCGAGCGGTCGAACGACGACGGCGAGCCTGCCGGTACTGCGGGTGGCCCGATGCTCGACGTGCTGCGTGGACGCGAACTCAGCGACGTCGCAGCGGTTGTCGTCCGATGGTTCGGCGGCACGCTGCTCGGAGCCGGCGGTCTCGTCCGCGCGTACGGCGATGCGGTCGCGGCGGCGCTCGACGGTGCACCGCTCGTCCGGCGGGCTCAGGACGACCTTTTCGACCTGTCGGTCTCCCATGCGGACGCCGGCAAGGTCGAGTCGGATCTGCGGGCCCGGGGCGTCGGTGTTCTCGGCGTCGACTACCTCGACCGGGCGTTGCTGCACCTGGCCGGAGACCTCGACGACCTGGCTCCCGCGGTCGCCGAGATCACCTCGGGCGCAGGCATATTGCAACCGGCCGGCACACGTTGGGTGGACCGCCCGACGTGA
- a CDS encoding multidrug effflux MFS transporter: MERATKGSIWLLLVVLAALSMLGPFSIDTPFPAFSRMGREFSVSTDDMQLVVTAYMLAFALMSPFHGPISDAVGRRPVMLAGLSMYAVASVGCALSTSLPMLLGFRVLQGLSAGGGVIVSRAVIRDMFEGAEAQRLMSRVTMIFGVAPAVAPIVGGWLLTMGSWRAIFYFLVGVAVVLMALVIFILPESHPRERRTAFTPSAIFGGLVEAGRSPAFHRVSWAASLSFAGQFLYIGAAPIFVMDLLGKGEQDFWMFFVPMISGVVLGSWISSRTSGHVTINRLVSAAMAFALFGALVNLAFAVIPATQGLPYAVIGPALIAVGTGASYPALQLTLLDMFPGSRGATVSLFTFFTLVLNGSMAGFVAPHVTGSFAQMALMALALEIVAVLFWMSHLRHRPGAGGKLMRPKVHPVPTPSGQ, from the coding sequence GTGGAGCGGGCGACGAAGGGCAGCATCTGGTTGCTGCTGGTCGTGTTGGCGGCGTTGTCGATGCTCGGCCCGTTCTCGATCGACACCCCTTTCCCGGCGTTCAGCAGGATGGGGCGCGAGTTCTCCGTCAGCACCGACGACATGCAGTTGGTCGTGACCGCCTACATGCTCGCTTTCGCATTGATGAGTCCCTTCCACGGGCCCATCTCGGACGCGGTCGGTCGCCGCCCGGTCATGCTCGCCGGCCTGTCGATGTACGCCGTCGCGTCGGTCGGTTGTGCCCTCTCGACCAGCTTGCCGATGCTGCTCGGTTTCCGTGTGTTGCAAGGGCTTTCGGCCGGTGGGGGAGTGATCGTCTCTCGTGCCGTGATCCGCGACATGTTCGAGGGCGCCGAGGCGCAGCGGCTGATGAGCCGAGTCACGATGATCTTCGGTGTGGCCCCGGCCGTCGCGCCGATCGTGGGTGGCTGGTTGCTGACGATGGGGTCGTGGCGCGCGATCTTCTACTTCCTGGTGGGCGTCGCTGTCGTGCTGATGGCGTTGGTGATCTTCATACTGCCGGAGTCGCACCCGCGTGAGCGGCGGACGGCGTTCACCCCCTCGGCGATCTTCGGCGGGCTGGTGGAAGCCGGACGTTCGCCTGCCTTTCACCGGGTGTCCTGGGCCGCATCGCTGAGCTTCGCCGGCCAGTTCCTCTACATCGGCGCCGCGCCGATCTTCGTGATGGACCTGCTCGGCAAGGGCGAGCAGGACTTCTGGATGTTCTTCGTGCCGATGATCTCAGGGGTCGTGCTCGGTTCGTGGATCAGTTCGCGAACGAGTGGCCACGTCACGATCAACCGATTGGTCAGTGCCGCAATGGCATTCGCGTTGTTCGGCGCACTCGTGAACCTGGCGTTCGCGGTCATCCCGGCGACCCAGGGTCTGCCCTACGCGGTCATCGGCCCGGCCCTGATCGCAGTGGGAACCGGCGCGTCCTACCCGGCACTGCAACTGACCCTGCTCGACATGTTTCCCGGCAGCCGCGGGGCGACGGTGTCCCTGTTCACTTTCTTCACCCTGGTGCTGAACGGCTCCATGGCGGGGTTCGTCGCACCACACGTCACGGGCTCGTTCGCGCAGATGGCCCTCATGGCGCTCGCTCTGGAGATCGTCGCGGTCTTGTTCTGGATGAGCCACCTGCGCCACAGGCCGGGCGCGGGAGGCAAGCTGATGCGCCCCAAGGTGCATCCCGTTCCGACTCCGTCGGGCCAGTGA